Genomic window (Rathayibacter sp. VKM Ac-2760):
AAGCAGGCGGGCGGACCCCGGGGATCCGCCCGCCTGCCGCCGCTACTTGATCGTGCGCGCGACCGTGTTGTTCGCCGGAGTCGAGCGTCCAGACGTCGGCGCGCGCCGTCGGTCCGGAGTCACTCGCCCGCGGGAACGGCCGCAGACCCCCCGCCCTGGGCGTCCCTCCAGCCCGCGAGGTAGGGCAGCCGACGGTCGATCGCGAAGGTGCGCTCGATCTCGGCGGCGTCGGCGCGGCGGCGGGCCGACTCCTCCTCGGTGCCCGACCAGGCGTAGGGGTAGGGGAACGGGTCGGTGAGGTGCGCCATCAGGTGCAGCACCATCTCGTCGTCGTCCTCGGCGGTGACGTCCGGGCCGGCGACGCCCCGCTCGATGAACTCGGCGTTCCAGCGGCCCGAGGCGTCCCGGCGGGCCGACCAGCGCGGGTCGCCGTCGTAGGCGAGGCGCTTCTCCGTCACGACCGTCCAGTGCCGGTCCCGTGAGGGCAGCAGCTCGTTCGCGGCGGACACGAGGGAGGCGGGCGTCCACGCCGCGGGGAAGAAGGTCCGCAGCGCGGTCGCGAGCACGAGAGGGGTCGGGAGCGTCGCCGCGGCGGGGCGGCCGGCGCTCACCAGCGCGCACACCGCGAGGGTCTCGAGGTGCGGCCCTCCGGAGGCGCGGCCGAGCTCGGCCACGTGGATCGCGAGGGACCGGTGGAACGCGGCCGAGGCCTCCGCGTCGGCGAACGGCGGGGCGGGGATGCGGCGGTCCAGCCGGATCCGGGGGATGTGGCGCACGGCGGCTCCTCTGGTCGGTTCCGGTCGGGTCGGGTCTCAGGTCACGACTGCTGAATCGCGCGCGGCCGCAGGCCGTCGAGCAGGACGTCGAGCAGCACCGCCCGGTCGGCGGGCGAGCCGAGGCGGACCGCGTGCTCGATGCCGCAGACGAGGTGCTCGAGGTGGTCGATGGTGAGGTCCGGGCGGACGGCGCCGGCGGTGCGCGCCGCCGCCAGCACGGCCTCGAACGACTCGAAGATCTCGCGCTTGGCCGCGCGGACGGACTCGGCCTCGTCCTCGGGCGAGAGCAGCACCGCCTGGAGTCCGCCGTCCGACAGCTGGAGATCGAGCGCCTCGCGGAGGTAGACGGCGAGGGCGGCGCCGGGGTCGGGCAGCGCGGCGGCGCGGCGCGAGACGGCGAGCATCGCGTCGAGGGTGTCGGCGGAGAGGGCCTCGACGAGGGCGTGGACGGTCGGGAAATGCCGGTAGACGGTGGCGACGCCGACCCCGGCCTCGCGGGCGACCTCGTTCAGACGGAGCGTGCCGCGATCGTGGGTGCGCGCGACCTCGAGGATGCGCGCGCGGCTCCGCGCCGCGTCGGATCGGAGGACTGCCATGCGCCCCATCCTACGCAAGCGGATGACTCATCCGTTTCGTGCTAGCGTCCGATGCGGATAGATCATCCGCTTCGAGAGACGAGGACCGCATGACGAGCGAGCAGCCGACCTGGGACACCGCACGACTCCCCGACCAGACCGGGCGCACCGTCGTCGTGACCGGCGCGACCGCGGGCATCGGCTACTTCGCCGCCGAGCAGCTCGCCGGCGCCGGCGCGGACGTCGTCCTCGCGTCTCGCTCGGAGGGCAAGCTCCGGCGAGCGGCGGACACCCTCCGCGGCGCGGTCCCCGCCGCCCGGGTCCGGACCGTCGTGCTCGAGCTCGGCTCGTCCGCCTCCGTGGACCGGGCTGCCGCGGAGCTCGCCGCGCTGCCCCGCCTCGACGGGATCCTTCTCAACGG
Coding sequences:
- a CDS encoding TetR family transcriptional regulator, with protein sequence MAVLRSDAARSRARILEVARTHDRGTLRLNEVAREAGVGVATVYRHFPTVHALVEALSADTLDAMLAVSRRAAALPDPGAALAVYLREALDLQLSDGGLQAVLLSPEDEAESVRAAKREIFESFEAVLAAARTAGAVRPDLTIDHLEHLVCGIEHAVRLGSPADRAVLLDVLLDGLRPRAIQQS